GCGGTCGTAGTCGATCTGCGTCATGCGCGCGAGTTGCGAATGATCGAAGCTGCGCACCGCGCCGAAAAATCGCAGACGCAAATCTTCGGCGGTATTCGCAGCGACGAATGCGCGATGGGCGTCTTCGTCCTCCGGGCGAATCGGCCGCACCGTGATGTGCATGCCGCGCCAGTCGAGCGTCTCTTCGAGGCAGCGCGGATACGGGACGATTGCGAGCGGCTTGCGATGCGCGCCCAGCGTGAGTTGCGGATCGTGCACGGCAACCGAATCGCGCGTCACGCGTAAAACGAGCCGCAGCGCGACGATTTCTTCGATATAGCAAACCAGTTGCGACAACGCGGTCAGCGCATTGAGCAACATCTCGGTGGGCAGTTCTCGCGAACGCGGCGAGCGCATGACGAGGTCGCGCGAAAGCACCGGATTGAGCGGCGGCAGCGCGAATTCGTGAAGCGCATCGGCGAGGCCCAACGCGCCTTCGGCTCTGAACTCGAACGCCGGACCGAACACGCGATGGTTGAGCAGACGCGTCTGAATCTCGACGGCGTCGCTCGTCAAAGAGTCCGGCGGTCCCGGTTTGACCACGATGCCGAAGCGGGCGAGAACGCGCGCCGCGCGCTCGCCGTTCAGTTCGGCGATGCCGTTTTCCAGCGCGACGCGAACCTCGTTTTGCGCGGCGTCGATTTCTTCGGGAATCTCGGCGGGCAGACCATCGGGCGTCTGCATCAGCAACTCGCGCCCCTGCCGGAAATCGACGAGACGCGCGAAACCGCGTGCGAGCCGATGCGGCGTCGTATGCACTGGAATACCGTTCGCGTGCAATTCATCGCGCGTGGCGGAATCGACGCATCCGAAGAAGCACGCCAGTAATCCTCGATACGCGTGCCGCCGCTCCGCGATCAGCACGCGCGCGACGTCCGCGACGGGCGCGCTGTGCGTCGGCGCATGCACGACGAACACGGTGCCGGTTTCGCGATGCGCGGCTAACGTCTCGAGCGCGGCGCCGAAATCGGCGGGCGTGGCGTCGTCGCCGAGCAGAAGCGGATTGCCCGCGCGCGCTCGGGGCAGTGCGGCAGCGACGGCGTCCCGGGCGGCCGCGGGCCACGGAGCGAGATCATCGCCGGCGCTGCCGAATGCATCCTGCGCAAGCGCGCCGACGCCGGGATCACTCGTGATCACCGTGGCGACATCGCTCGCCGCAACGCGTCCGATACCGAGCGTCTCGATCTCGTCGAGGAGGTCGTCGAGCGAATCGACGCGAACCAGACCCGCGCGGCGGAAAGCGGCGCCGTAGAGGCGGTCGAAGGGATCGTCGCGGCCGGTGCGAAGGACGAGCACCGGTTTGTTGCGGGCGGCGGCGCGCGCAGCCGACATGAACTTGCGCGCCGAGCGGATCGTTTCGATGGCCAGCAGAATCGCGCGCGTGGAGGCATCGCTTGCCAGGAAATCGAGGATGTCGCCTGAGTCGACATCGGCTTCATCGCCCAAGGCAATGATTCGCGAAAAACCGAGACCGCGTGCGCGCGCCCAGCCCAACACGCCATTCGTCAACGCGTTCGATCCGGACACCCACGCGACGCCGCCCGACTTGACGCTGCACGCGGGTGCGCCGAGACATGCGCCGATCGAAGGCGTGACCA
This portion of the Caballeronia insecticola genome encodes:
- a CDS encoding GNAT family N-acetyltransferase, whose translation is MTVRNLDILFAPKSVAVIGASSRAGSIGEMVWTRALCAGFKGPIWPVNPKYETLGGEPVFRNVDSLPDAPHVAVFCTAPDTWPKLVEQLGRRGTKAVVIVGEGKQRGHRSSDADDWTARTLAAARPFLLRIIGPASLGVVTPSIGACLGAPACSVKSGGVAWVSGSNALTNGVLGWARARGLGFSRIIALGDEADVDSGDILDFLASDASTRAILLAIETIRSARKFMSAARAAARNKPVLVLRTGRDDPFDRLYGAAFRRAGLVRVDSLDDLLDEIETLGIGRVAASDVATVITSDPGVGALAQDAFGSAGDDLAPWPAAARDAVAAALPRARAGNPLLLGDDATPADFGAALETLAAHRETGTVFVVHAPTHSAPVADVARVLIAERRHAYRGLLACFFGCVDSATRDELHANGIPVHTTPHRLARGFARLVDFRQGRELLMQTPDGLPAEIPEEIDAAQNEVRVALENGIAELNGERAARVLARFGIVVKPGPPDSLTSDAVEIQTRLLNHRVFGPAFEFRAEGALGLADALHEFALPPLNPVLSRDLVMRSPRSRELPTEMLLNALTALSQLVCYIEEIVALRLVLRVTRDSVAVHDPQLTLGAHRKPLAIVPYPRCLEETLDWRGMHITVRPIRPEDEDAHRAFVAANTAEDLRLRFFGAVRSFDHSQLARMTQIDYDREIALIVTRANGEGADETLGVARAIADPDNETAEFAVAARSDMKGKGLGSLLLSRIIDYERKRGTRWLIGEALRENTGMIALARNAGFELTKTEDPGVVGFRMRLCESPSQPRFE